The sequence CGTCGCGAGTTTCGACAGCATGATGACCGAGTTCGCCGACCCGCGCGGCGCGCCCGAGATGATCGCGATGCGCGAGCGGATTCGCTCGTGGCGCTTCTACGATCATTTCCGCACCGACGCGCTCGCGCCCGCGCGGCTCGCGCAGGTCGGCACGCATACGCCGGTGCTGTCCGACGACGGCGGCGATCTCGCGGCCGCGCTGCAGACGATCTACGAGATCGGCGACGCCGCCGCGCTCGACGCGGCGCTCGACGACGCGTTTCCCGGCGCGCGGCTCGAGATCGACAATCCGGGCAGGCGCGGCCGCTTCGAGGTGCTGATGCGGCAGCCGGGGCTGCTGCGGCCGCTGCGCGCGGCCGAGTTGTCGGACGGCACGCTGCGCTACCTGCTGCTCGTCGCGGCGCTCCTCACGCCGCGCCCGCCCGCGCTGCTCGTGCTGAACGAGCCGGAGACGAGCCTGCATCCCGACCTGCTGCCCGCGCTCGGCCGGCTGATCGCGCAGGCGGCGGGGCGCTCGCAGGTGATCGTCGTGTCGCATGCGGCGCGCCTCGTCGCATCGCTCGAACGCGAGCCGGGCAGCCATTCGATCGTGCTCGAGAAGGCGCTGGGCGCGACGCGGATCGTCGATTCGGACGCGCTCGACTTGCCGGCATGGAAATGGCCGGCGCGATGAAGGCGGCGCGGTGAGGGCGGCAGGCAGCGGCGGCGGGGCGGCGAGCGCCGCGGAACGCCGCTGCGGCGGCACGGCGCATCGGAATCGGACAAAGAGGGCCAGGTTTCTGGACAACGTCCGCCGCGGCTGCAAAGATGCGGCTGGGCTGAATGTATCTCGCCTGTAACAAGCCCCAAAAAATGCAATCGGCCCGCTGGGATGCGCGCCGATCGCTAATAATGGCGGTCTGCGGGCGTCGCCCGACGCCGGCTCGCGGGCCGGCCGCCACTGGAGATCGTACCCATGAGAATTGCGCAGATCGCTCCGTTGACCGAATCGGTGCCGCCGAAGCTGTACGGCGGAACCGAGCGCGTCGTGTCGTACATCACCGAGGCGCTCGTCGACCTGGGGCATGACGTGACGCTGTTCGCGAGCGGCGATTCGATCACGCGCGCGAAGCTCGACGCGGTGTGGCCGCGCGCGCTGCGGCTCGATTCGTCGATCCGCGACCGGATCGCGCCGCACATGCTGCTGATGGAGACCGTCGCGCGCCGCGCGCGGGATTTCGACGTGCTCCATTTCCACATGGATTACTACTCGTTCTCGGTCTTCAAGCGGCAGGAGACGCCGTTCGTGACGACGCTGCACGGCCGCCTCGATCTGCCGGAGCAGCAGCCGGTGTTCGACACGTTCGACACCGCGCCCGTGATCTCGATCTCGAACGCGCAGCGCCAGCCGATGCCGCAGGCGAAGTGGCTGACGACGGTCCATCACGGGTTGCCCGAGACGCTCTACACGCCGCAGCCCGTCGAGCAGTCGTATCTCGCGTTCCTCGGCCGGATCTCGCCGGAAAAGCGCGTCGACACGGCGATCCGGATCGCGCAGCGCTGCGGGATGCGCATTCGCATCGCGGCGAAGATCGACGCGGCGGACGAAGAGTATTTCGAGCGCGAGATCAAGCCGCTCTTCGCGCTGCCGCACGTCGAGTTCATCGGCGAGATCGCCGATCACGAGAAGGCGGCGTTCCTGTCGGGCGCGCATGCGCTGCTGTTTCCGATCGACTGGCCCGAGCCGTTCGGCCTCGTGATGATCGAGGCGATGGCGTGCGGCACGCCCGTCATCGCGTTCAACCGCGGCGCGGTGCCGGAGGTGATCGACGAGGGCGTGTCGGGCTTCATCGTCGAGGACGAGATCAGCGCCGTCGCGGCCGTGAACCGGCTGTACACGCTGCCGCGCAACCGGGTGCGCGCGCGCTTCGAGGAGCGCTTCACGTCGCGCCGGATGGCGCAGCAATACGTCGACGTCTATCAATCGCTGATTCGCGCGCAGAAGCGCTCGCGCTTCAAGGTGATCGATTCGGCGTCTTGAACGAACGAGGCGGGCGGCGCGGCAGGGTGCGTCTCGGCCCGCCGTCGCCCCGTGTGCCCCGGCGCCGCGCCGCGCGTTGCGGCGACGCATGAAAAAACGGCGATGCGCGGTAAAAGCGCATCGCCGTTTCCGTGTCGGCCGCCGCTTGCCATCGATGCGGCGGCCGCGTGCGCGGGCGTCAGATCTTCAGCTTCGTGACCTTCGTGCCGCTGATCGACACGTCGCCCATCAGCCCGGCGTTCGTCAGCACGATCACTTCGACGGGCGCGGTCGCCGTGGTCGTGTCGATCGCGCCGTTCGCGCCCATCTTCACGAGCGCGACCGACGCGTCGGCGCCGGCCGCCCAGCCGTCGGAGTTGCGGAATTTGTCGAGCGCGTCCTGCGTCATGAACAGGAACACGATCGCCTTCGATTGCGCGCCCGCCTGCAGGCCGACCGACAGCGACGAGGTGTTGTAGTAGCCGACCGTCGCGCCGCCCACGCGCAGCGAGCCGTTGCCCGTCTGGCCGCCGATGATGAGGCCGGCCTGGATCACGTCCGGGAACACGAGCACGCCGCGCGACTTCGCGACGAGCTCACGCGAGCCGGGCACCGTCGAGTATAGACGCGACAGCGTGGCGTCCGTGCTCGCATCGATGGCTTGACGCTTCGACGCGTTGGTCGCTGCGTTGGCGGGCTTGTCCGGCGTCGTCGTGCAACCGGCGAGCGCCAGGCTGCCCACGACGAGCGCGGCGGCGGCTTTCAACACGAGATTGCGTTTCTGCATCGTTTTTCTCCATCAAGTGTAGATCAGCGTGATTCCCGCGAACGGGTTCACGCCGGACTTTATAACACAGCGAAATGCTTTGCCTTACCGCTGTAAGGTGAAAGACCGTCAAATCGACGCGTTTCATTGTGCGGCGGCGCGTGCGTGCGCGGGTTGTCGTGGGCCAAGGTTTGCTTCGGCGGGCGATGCCGATGCCGCGCGGCGCGCGAACGTCAGTGATGCGAAACGGGCGGCTTGATCGGCGGGCGCCGCAGCGCGCGGCGCACGAGCCCGATCACGACGCCGCATGCAAACAGGAACGCGGCGGGAACGATCCAGTAACCGACGAACGCATGCCACAGATAGCCCGCGAGCGTGCGCTTGCGCACCGCGAATTCGTCGCGCGCCTCCTGCTGACGGCGCGCGTTCGCCGCGAGCACGTCGGCGGGGCAGCCTGCCGCGCGCGCCTCGTCCGGCTCGCCGCGGCAGACCGCCGCCGCGCCCGCCGCGCGTTGCGCGCCGGTGAGCTCCCAGGTCGTGAGCGCCAGCTCGAGGTCGGCGTGGTTGTACGCCATTTCCTCGCGGATCTCGCGCACGGCGACGATCGCGACAGGCACCGCCCAGAACACGATCACGATCAGCCAGCGCCGAAACCAGCGGCTTTGTCTCCATGCCATCCCGTGCCTCCGTTTGATGCGCGGCGCGCATCTGTCATGAGGGCGGCCCGATGGCGCTTCGTTTTGGTGGGGAGGGCCGCGCTGCAGCCATCATAGAAGAAAACGCGGCGAAACGCCGCAGTCGGCCGCGCGCGAATGCGTGCGTCGCAAAAGAAAATGCCGCGCCCGTCGAAACGGTGCGCGGCATCGTGCCGATTCGCCGGAAGCGTCAGGCGGCGGGCTTCGCCGACAGGCAGCCCTTCATGAACGCCTTGCGATCGTCGCCCGTCTTGCCGGCGGCTTGCGTGTTGCAGGCCTTCATCTTTTCCTGCTGCGACATCTTCTTCGCCGGCTTCGCCGACAGACAGTCCTTCATGAACGCCTTGCGCTCGTCGCCCGTCTTGCCGGCGGCCTGCGCATTGCATGCCTTCATCTTGTCCTGCTGGCTGTTTGCGGCGAATGCAGGCGTTGCCAGCACGCCGCCGACGAGCAGCGCGGCCATCAGCGATCGGATCTTCATTGGACACTCCCGGTGGGTGAGTTGCATCTTGTTCGATAAGCGATGAATCGCGCGGCTGCGCGGATCGCGGTTTGCATTATGGCAAATTGGCGCCGAAACGACAAAATACTCGGGGAAAACGAGCGGTGCGTTAATTTTCGCGTGACGGCCGCGCAACGGATCGGGCGCGCAGCGCGCTCGCCGGCCGTGGCCGAAATGCTTTCGCAAGGCTGCAAACGCCGGTGCCGCAAGCGTTTCGGACGGCCTTCGCGTGCGTGCGCCGCGCGCTTTTTCCGGGCGGCGCAGTCGGGCGGCGCCGGCGATTTTGTCTATTTCGAGATAACGCGAGAAGGCGCGGCGCGCGCGATCTCGCGCGTCGCGCGCGCATCGTGCGGGAGTGCGAACGGCGCGCGTCGGGCGGCGCGAGGCCGGCGCGTCCGGTTCGCGCCGCGCGTGCGCGCACTCGGGAAAACTCCGCGCTTGCCGGGCGGAGGCCGGCTGCCGTTACAATCGCGGCCATGAACGCACCGACATCTTCCAGCCCCCCCAACGTTTCGAGCGCGACGCCGCGCGCGCTGCCACGCATCGCCGTTCTCGCGACGGGCGGCACGATCGCGGGCGCCGCGCCCGACGCCGCGCAGACGGCCGGCTATCAGGCGGGCGCGCTCGGCGTCGACCGGCTCCTCGCCGCCGTGCCCGCGCTCGCGCAGATCGCGACGATCGCAGCCGAGCAGGTCGCGAGCATCGACAGCAAGGATCTGTCGCCCGCGCTGTGGACGACGCTCGTCGAGCGGATCGACGCGCTCGCCGCGAGCGACGCGATCGACGGCATCGTGATCACGCACGGCACCGACACGCTCGAAGAAACCGCCTACCTGCTGCATCTGACCGTGAAGACCGCGAAGCCCGTCGTGATGACAGCGGCGATGCGGCCCGCGACCGCGCTGTCGTCGGACGGCCCGCTCAACCTGCTGAACGCGGTGGCCGTCGCAGGCAGCGAGGCGGCGTGCGGGCAGGGCGTGCTCGTCGCGTTCAACAACCGGATACACGGCGCGCGCGACGTCGTGAAGACGAGCACCTACGCGGTCGACGCGTTCCATTCGCCGGAGCTCGGCGCGCTCGGCTGGGTGCAGGACGGCCGCATCGAATTCGCGCGGCGCGCGACGCGCCCGCATACGCTCGACTCGCGCTTCGCGATCGGCGCCGCGTGGCCGCAGGTCGACGTCGTCGCGAGCTACGCGGGCGCGTCGCGCGCGATGGTCGACGCGTGCGTTGC comes from Burkholderia savannae and encodes:
- a CDS encoding PsiF family protein, producing the protein MKIRSLMAALLVGGVLATPAFAANSQQDKMKACNAQAAGKTGDERKAFMKDCLSAKPAKKMSQQEKMKACNTQAAGKTGDDRKAFMKGCLSAKPAA
- a CDS encoding BPSL1445 family SYLF domain-containing lipoprotein, whose protein sequence is MQKRNLVLKAAAALVVGSLALAGCTTTPDKPANAATNASKRQAIDASTDATLSRLYSTVPGSRELVAKSRGVLVFPDVIQAGLIIGGQTGNGSLRVGGATVGYYNTSSLSVGLQAGAQSKAIVFLFMTQDALDKFRNSDGWAAGADASVALVKMGANGAIDTTTATAPVEVIVLTNAGLMGDVSISGTKVTKLKI
- a CDS encoding asparaginase, with the protein product MNAPTSSSPPNVSSATPRALPRIAVLATGGTIAGAAPDAAQTAGYQAGALGVDRLLAAVPALAQIATIAAEQVASIDSKDLSPALWTTLVERIDALAASDAIDGIVITHGTDTLEETAYLLHLTVKTAKPVVMTAAMRPATALSSDGPLNLLNAVAVAGSEAACGQGVLVAFNNRIHGARDVVKTSTYAVDAFHSPELGALGWVQDGRIEFARRATRPHTLDSRFAIGAAWPQVDVVASYAGASRAMVDACVAAGARGLVVAGTGNGSIHATLQTALADAAAKGVAIVRASRVGSGHVMRNGAANDDALGFVSAGSLNPYKARVLLMLALAAGVADVRELQRVFDTY
- a CDS encoding AAA family ATPase, translating into MPPLTALAIANYRSLRDLIVPLTALNVITGPNGSGKSSLYRALRLLADTAQGRVIPSLAREGGLPSTLWAGPERFSRGMLAGEVPVTGTVRSEPVSLKLGFACEDFGYAIDLGLPPLNGETEFGLDPVIKRECIWSGPMPRPSTLLVDRRGAQLRTRDEAGDWRTVAQPVASFDSMMTEFADPRGAPEMIAMRERIRSWRFYDHFRTDALAPARLAQVGTHTPVLSDDGGDLAAALQTIYEIGDAAALDAALDDAFPGARLEIDNPGRRGRFEVLMRQPGLLRPLRAAELSDGTLRYLLLVAALLTPRPPALLVLNEPETSLHPDLLPALGRLIAQAAGRSQVIVVSHAARLVASLEREPGSHSIVLEKALGATRIVDSDALDLPAWKWPAR
- a CDS encoding glycosyltransferase family 4 protein; this encodes MRIAQIAPLTESVPPKLYGGTERVVSYITEALVDLGHDVTLFASGDSITRAKLDAVWPRALRLDSSIRDRIAPHMLLMETVARRARDFDVLHFHMDYYSFSVFKRQETPFVTTLHGRLDLPEQQPVFDTFDTAPVISISNAQRQPMPQAKWLTTVHHGLPETLYTPQPVEQSYLAFLGRISPEKRVDTAIRIAQRCGMRIRIAAKIDAADEEYFEREIKPLFALPHVEFIGEIADHEKAAFLSGAHALLFPIDWPEPFGLVMIEAMACGTPVIAFNRGAVPEVIDEGVSGFIVEDEISAVAAVNRLYTLPRNRVRARFEERFTSRRMAQQYVDVYQSLIRAQKRSRFKVIDSAS